TTTTACCCTTAaccttttttctaaaaaaaaaaaaaaattatatagaaggcaaaactacgtcattttgcacttttatatatttatctctttcttcCCAACCCTAAATCTCACGAAAATCATTTCAAAATCACTCAACACAGCAGCCTCTCTCAAACTCTCACCGTGACACCGTCTCAACTTTCGTCTCTCAACTCTCTCAAGCTCACCCGCTGCTCATGCTCGGCTCAACGAAAATACTGGGCagtttctttctcaaattagaTAGCTAAGGTCAGTGATTTGGGGTTCATTTTCTTGGAGTTTTTTGAATGCTCTGTGTATTGTGTAGTTGCCGAGCcactttgatttttgatttcctaCTATTTTACAATTCTTTCCAATGATTTTGGGTCGTTTATTGTGTATTTGTTGATTATTGGGGTATGATCGAAATGAGTTTTGGATTATATTGTGTATGGCAGCCGTATGGGGtattgggatatatatatatatatatatatatatatatatatagtcaaaagGCTTGAATCATTCAATATATAGGGATAAATTACAGTTTCTTATTCAATAATGCAAATAAAAACAGGGAGACATATTTTTAACTCCTTTTCGAGTACTCCAAAGAGAAAAGGGCAATGTGAGCAACCTAGCTCACAAGCCTCTATGGGATGTCCAAATTACATGCAACTTGAATTATTGAGGATCTCAATCTTATGGGCATCCAGTTTTCAGAAAAATACATGCATTAACAAATGggtataatttttcaaaattggacTCTTGAATCTCAGATTGGATATAAGACATCAGGTCTTGCAAACCAATGCACACAAaggtatataattatattaagcacgttttgatatgtgtacatgcttgtgccttaatattattatgtttaagtttataacttttcttcttttgatgtccacaggatttgctagaggaccaaatgagaggattgatgaagtttaaatgttttatttgtatcatttaatgttttatttgaacttattttatatgttttgtgttgaactttttttatatattttttttatatgttgtgacagttgtctgaattctaaacttttttttatatattgtgttgaatttttatttttattttttatatgttgtttttttttaaaaaaaaaaaaaaaagttaaccggttatgatttaacatttaaggaaatttttttaaagtttaagtaaatgtaaattttgggtcaaatatttttgatttttcaatatgggctctttttatagcaaaaaaagcggttagcaggcggttatctatttcactaaccgctaaggcggttacagttagcggttattgccaataaccgctaaccgtaaccgccttgacacccctaatcTTCCACGTCATGTGGGTCTGGTCATGTGGCTGAGAAGGTGGTATACCACGTAGGCTATAGGACTGTACAACCGAAAAAACACATGAGATCACGGCATGGGTTTTGACCAAATTGTGGCAACGATCCATCGGGTGAAGGTCTGGCGACGACAATGGTGCCAAGGAATGAGGTACAACTGGGGGAAAAAAGAAGGAGTGGTGATGATAGGGAGAGAGTTTTCGGTCTAGGGAGATCTTGTCATCTTCTTATGGGGGCGGTTCTCGAGTGAGTAACATAAGTGGGAAGAGAGCTAAGGTTGGGGATATGGCTTTGAAGAAGGGAAATGATGAAAAGGCGGCGGCTGTGACATAGCCCCCCCAATCACCATTAGCATAATAAGTGGGAACAGTCGAGGGCTTGGTAACCCCCGGGCAGTTCGGGATCTTTGCTAGATGGCGAAGGAAAAGAGACCCAAGATGGTTTTCATTATGGAAACCAAGTTACAAGCATCCCATTTTGACCATCTTAAAAATAAGTTGggatttgaaaatgtgtttgTGGTTGATAGTGTTGGTAGAAGTGGAGGTTTGGCATTATTTTGGAGTAGCGAGGTGGatgtgaaaatttaaaaatatagtaGAAGACATATCAATGCGATGGTACAGTTGGAAAGGTAGAGTCCCCATTGAAAATTTACGGGATTTTATGGACATCCCGATGTCACAAAGCGAAAGGAGGCATGGAATCTTCTCTGATACCTTCGGTGTATGTCTCCAACTCCTTGGCTTTGTGTGAGAGATTTTAATGAGATACTTGATCAGTTGTCGGAGAAAAAAGGGCATAGGTGGACGACCAATGAGGCAAATGGAGGAGTTTAGAGAGGCTTTGGAGTTTTGCAATTTGCATGATCTTCAATATAGTGGCCCAAAATTTACGTGGAGCAATAAAAGGGGAGGAGATGATTTTGTTCAAGAAAGATTAGATAGAGCCACGACCAATGGTGAGTGGTTGGagatttttcaatatatgacAGTGGAGATTTTGGCCACAAGAAGTTCTGATCATGCTCCTGTCCATGTTATGGCGTGTATTCAACCCCAAGGTTTGGTGAGGCACAGTCCACGTTTCTTCTATGAGGGAGGCTGGGGAAAGCAAGAGGAGAATCgcaaaactattaaaaaagtatggGTAGCAAAGATTCAGGCCGGGAATGAATggcaaaaattaaagaagaaaattgagGGGAGCAAGAGGGAGATTCTTTGTTGGAGGAGGAAAAACAAGGagcaaaatgaaaatggaaTTGAACAAAAAACGAAGCAGCTTGTGCTATTTCAACAAACAGAGGGGCCGGACAAAAATGAGGAGATCGAGCAGATTCAAAAAGATTTACATGAGTTGTTGGAGGCGGAGG
This window of the Corylus avellana chromosome ca5, CavTom2PMs-1.0 genome carries:
- the LOC132181929 gene encoding uncharacterized protein LOC132181929, with amino-acid sequence MRQMEEFREALEFCNLHDLQYSGPKFTWSNKRGGDDFVQERLDRATTNGEWLEIFQYMTVEILATRSSDHAPVHVMACIQPQGLVRHSPRFFYEGGWGKQEENRKTIKKVWVAKIQAGNEWQKLKKKIEGSKREILCWRRKNKEQNENGIEQKTKQLVLFQQTEGPDKNEEIEQIQKDLHELLEAEEMGWRQQA